A stretch of Acidovorax sp. RAC01 DNA encodes these proteins:
- the trkA gene encoding Trk system potassium transporter TrkA, whose product MKIIILGAGRVGQSVADSLVSERNDITVIDTDAARLRDLESRFDLRGVVGSGIEPTVLAEAGAHDTDLLIACAAQDETNLVCCKIAQLMFNIPTRIARVRSTGFKDEARLVGPEGFAVDRIICPEESLTRYIGKLIDYPEAMQVREFAGGRACLVSVRARQGAPMVSHTIAELRESTPDVAMRLVAIYRRFSDEPDRFVACSGETRIEPGDEVFVLAAQENIAHVLSTLHRRDARAAPPVRRIMIAGGGHVGLRLAHQLGLQAGRFHVKIIEEDPQRCVELASQLPPDVMVLQGDTTDEDLLGDEGVEELDLFLALTDDDEDNIMSSLLAKRMGATRVLALINRRSYADLMHGTEIDIALSPAQAMLGELLAYVRQGDVQAVHSLRRGVAEALEIVVRGDRKSSRVVGRKVSELPLPRDVHIGLIVRGLPDAQSSGAVDANDADAAAPQPEVIIPRSSTVLESNDHVVFFLPHKRLVREVEKLFRVSATFF is encoded by the coding sequence ATGAAGATCATCATCCTGGGCGCGGGCCGTGTGGGCCAGAGCGTGGCCGACAGCCTGGTCTCCGAGCGCAACGACATCACCGTCATCGACACCGACGCGGCGCGCCTGCGCGACCTGGAGTCGCGCTTTGACCTGCGCGGTGTGGTGGGCAGCGGCATCGAGCCCACCGTGCTGGCAGAGGCCGGCGCGCACGACACCGACCTGCTGATCGCCTGCGCCGCGCAGGACGAGACCAACCTGGTGTGCTGCAAGATCGCGCAGCTGATGTTCAATATCCCCACGCGCATTGCGCGCGTGCGCTCCACCGGCTTCAAGGACGAGGCGCGGCTGGTAGGCCCCGAGGGCTTTGCGGTGGACCGCATCATCTGCCCCGAGGAATCGCTCACGCGGTACATCGGCAAGCTCATCGACTACCCCGAGGCCATGCAGGTGCGCGAATTTGCCGGGGGCCGCGCCTGCCTGGTGTCGGTGCGCGCGCGGCAGGGCGCGCCCATGGTCAGCCACACCATTGCCGAGCTGCGCGAGAGCACGCCCGACGTGGCCATGCGGCTGGTGGCCATCTACCGGCGCTTTTCGGATGAGCCCGACCGCTTTGTGGCCTGCTCGGGTGAGACGCGCATCGAGCCGGGCGACGAGGTGTTTGTGCTGGCAGCGCAGGAGAACATTGCGCATGTGCTGTCCACCCTGCACCGGCGGGATGCGCGGGCAGCGCCACCCGTGCGCCGCATCATGATTGCCGGCGGCGGGCATGTGGGCCTGCGCCTGGCGCACCAGCTCGGGCTGCAGGCCGGGCGCTTTCACGTCAAGATCATCGAGGAAGACCCGCAGCGCTGCGTGGAGCTGGCCTCGCAGCTGCCGCCCGACGTGATGGTGCTGCAGGGCGACACCACCGACGAAGACCTGCTGGGCGACGAGGGCGTGGAGGAGCTGGACCTGTTCCTGGCGCTCACCGATGACGACGAGGACAACATCATGTCCAGCCTGCTGGCCAAGCGCATGGGCGCCACGCGGGTGCTGGCGCTCATCAACCGCCGCAGCTATGCCGACCTGATGCACGGCACCGAGATCGACATTGCGCTGTCGCCCGCGCAGGCCATGCTGGGCGAGCTGCTGGCCTATGTGCGCCAGGGCGATGTGCAGGCGGTGCACAGCCTGCGCCGCGGCGTGGCCGAGGCGCTGGAGATCGTGGTGCGCGGCGACAGGAAGAGTTCGCGCGTGGTGGGCCGCAAGGTGAGCGAGCTGCCCCTGCCGCGCGACGTGCACATCGGCCTCATCGTGCGCGGTCTGCCGGATGCGCAGTCGAGCGGAGCGGTCGATGCGAATGACGCCGACGCGGCTGCGCCCCAGCCGGAGGTCATCATCCCGCGCAGCTCCACTGTGCTCGAGAGCAACGACCACGTGGTGTTTTTCCTGCCGCACAAGCGCCTGGTGCGCGAGGTGGAAAAGCTCTTCCGCGTGAGCGCCACGTTCTTCTGA
- a CDS encoding glutamate-5-semialdehyde dehydrogenase yields the protein MNALNVAEYTHTLGFQAKTASALMAKAPAAIKNKALLALARLLREQTEALQVDNARDLERARTAGLAEPMVDRLKLSPKVLETCAQGCEQLAAMPDIIGEIIGMKQQPSGIRVGQMRVPIGVFGMIYESRPNVTIEAASLSIKSGNACILRGGSEAIDSNKALARLVAQALAEAGLPQDAVQLVQTTDREAVGQLIAMPQFVDVIIPRGGKGLIERISRDAKVPVIKHLDGNCHTYVDDPCDIAMAVKVADNAKTNKYSPCNASEGLLVARGVAAEFLPKIGAVYAAKGVEMRGCPESLAILNSVAGAKLVPATEQDWSEEYLAPIISVKIVAGVDEAIAHINQYSSHHTDAILTRDHMHAQRFLREVDSASVMVNASTRFADGFEYGLGAEIGISTDKFHARGPVGIEGLTSLKYVVLGEGEVRA from the coding sequence ATGAACGCCCTCAACGTCGCTGAATACACGCATACCCTCGGTTTCCAGGCAAAAACAGCCTCTGCGCTGATGGCCAAAGCGCCAGCAGCTATCAAAAACAAAGCACTGCTCGCCCTGGCCCGCCTGCTGCGCGAGCAGACCGAAGCCCTGCAGGTGGACAACGCCCGCGATCTGGAGCGCGCCCGCACCGCTGGCCTAGCCGAGCCGATGGTGGACCGCTTGAAGCTCAGCCCCAAGGTGCTGGAGACCTGCGCCCAAGGCTGCGAGCAGCTGGCCGCCATGCCCGACATCATTGGCGAGATCATCGGCATGAAGCAGCAGCCCAGCGGCATCCGCGTGGGGCAGATGCGCGTGCCGATTGGCGTGTTCGGCATGATCTACGAGAGCCGCCCCAACGTGACCATCGAGGCCGCCAGCCTGTCGATCAAGAGCGGCAACGCCTGCATCCTGCGCGGCGGGTCGGAGGCGATTGATTCAAACAAGGCGCTGGCCCGTCTGGTGGCGCAGGCGCTGGCCGAAGCCGGCCTGCCGCAAGACGCGGTGCAGCTGGTGCAGACCACCGACCGCGAGGCCGTGGGCCAGCTCATTGCCATGCCGCAGTTTGTGGACGTGATCATTCCGCGCGGCGGCAAGGGGCTGATCGAGCGCATCAGCCGCGATGCCAAGGTGCCCGTCATCAAGCACCTGGACGGCAACTGCCACACCTATGTGGACGACCCCTGCGACATCGCCATGGCCGTCAAGGTGGCCGACAACGCCAAGACGAACAAGTACAGCCCCTGCAACGCCAGCGAAGGCCTGTTGGTGGCGCGCGGTGTGGCGGCAGAGTTTTTGCCCAAAATCGGCGCGGTGTATGCGGCCAAGGGCGTGGAGATGCGCGGCTGCCCCGAGTCGCTGGCCATCCTGAACAGCGTGGCCGGTGCAAAACTGGTGCCCGCCACCGAGCAGGACTGGAGCGAGGAGTACCTGGCCCCCATCATCAGCGTGAAGATCGTGGCCGGTGTGGACGAAGCCATTGCCCACATCAACCAGTATTCAAGCCACCACACCGACGCGATCCTGACGCGCGACCACATGCACGCCCAGCGGTTTTTGCGCGAGGTGGATTCGGCCAGCGTGATGGTGAACGCCAGCACGCGGTTTGCAGACGGCTTTGAATACGGGCTGGGGGCAGAAATCGGCATCAGCACCGACAAGTTCCACGCGCGCGGGCCGGTCGGCATCGAGGGGCTCACTTCGCTCAAGTACGTGGTGCTGGGCGAAGGCGAGGTGCGCGCCTGA
- a CDS encoding phosphoethanolamine transferase, with translation MALALPVLAWLAWPVHSLAVHRLRAVLVCVWALLFAADAVVRAYLLDAYRAAPDSTVVLAAAANTTAREAGEYLSMHWRALAVGAGLVAAALWLVARSARSGVRAAVPWPRWGVALVCLLLLPSVLGYASKPWRRLHPVAFWVQWNGSVHALRQGWRDQAAQRDVALERAKAAAPVLRHTGPSTVVLVVTDSINRDNMGLYGYARDTTPRLQSMQALLGDDMVVLRHAWSVDASTVESLRNIFGFGEHAAAMASSAAGPGGAASIGEGLHAIALARAAGYKVWWMSNHDDVAIEQEHARLADVVDMVNRTPGRAGASLDGELLDCLQEALDDPAERKLIVLHLMGAHPHYRLRFPRGENPFDDTADAVDVQLAGQGRPAWVRRFRHEYDAALLYHDFVVSETLQLARQGARPGEYRAWMYLSDHGQEVGHGSDRAGHSPSTASGYRIPAIVWRNQAAQPVSATMGHAPFRTDWAGWTLADVLRIDWPGAQPERNVLHPLYRWQPPVLPPGVVSFTD, from the coding sequence ATGGCGCTGGCGCTTCCCGTGCTGGCATGGCTTGCATGGCCGGTGCACAGCCTGGCGGTGCACCGGCTGCGCGCCGTGCTGGTCTGCGTGTGGGCCCTGCTGTTTGCGGCCGATGCGGTAGTGCGCGCCTATCTGCTCGATGCCTACCGGGCCGCGCCCGACAGTACCGTGGTGCTGGCCGCGGCGGCCAACACCACGGCGCGCGAGGCGGGCGAGTACCTGTCGATGCACTGGCGCGCGCTGGCTGTGGGCGCGGGGCTGGTGGCGGCGGCCCTGTGGCTGGTGGCGCGCAGTGCGCGCAGCGGTGTGCGCGCAGCGGTGCCCTGGCCGCGCTGGGGTGTGGCGCTGGTGTGCCTGCTGCTGCTGCCCAGCGTGCTGGGCTATGCCAGCAAGCCCTGGCGCAGGCTGCACCCGGTGGCGTTCTGGGTGCAGTGGAACGGGTCGGTGCACGCACTGCGCCAGGGCTGGCGCGACCAGGCGGCGCAGCGCGATGTGGCGCTGGAGCGGGCGAAGGCGGCGGCGCCGGTGCTGCGGCACACGGGGCCGTCGACCGTGGTGCTGGTGGTCACCGACAGCATCAACCGCGACAACATGGGCCTGTACGGCTACGCGCGGGACACCACACCGCGGCTGCAGTCGATGCAGGCCCTGCTGGGCGATGACATGGTGGTGCTGCGCCATGCGTGGTCGGTGGATGCAAGCACGGTCGAATCGCTGCGCAACATCTTTGGCTTTGGCGAACATGCGGCCGCAATGGCGTCCTCTGCGGCGGGGCCAGGGGGCGCGGCAAGCATTGGCGAAGGCCTGCACGCCATCGCCCTGGCGCGCGCGGCGGGCTACAAGGTCTGGTGGATGAGCAACCACGACGACGTGGCCATCGAGCAGGAGCATGCGCGGCTGGCCGATGTGGTGGACATGGTCAACCGCACGCCGGGCCGCGCGGGTGCGTCGCTGGATGGCGAATTGCTCGACTGCCTGCAGGAGGCGCTGGACGACCCCGCCGAGCGCAAGCTGATCGTGCTGCACCTGATGGGCGCGCACCCGCACTACCGCCTGCGGTTTCCGCGCGGCGAGAACCCGTTTGACGACACCGCCGACGCGGTGGATGTGCAACTGGCCGGGCAGGGCCGCCCGGCCTGGGTGCGGCGCTTTCGGCACGAGTACGACGCCGCCCTGCTGTACCACGACTTCGTGGTGTCCGAGACGCTGCAGCTCGCCCGGCAGGGCGCGCGGCCGGGTGAATACCGCGCATGGATGTACCTTTCGGACCACGGGCAGGAGGTAGGCCACGGCAGCGACCGGGCGGGGCACAGCCCCAGCACCGCGTCGGGCTACCGCATCCCGGCCATCGTGTGGCGCAACCAGGCGGCGCAGCCGGTGTCGGCCACCATGGGGCACGCACCGTTTCGTACCGACTGGGCGGGCTGGACGCTGGCCGATGTGCTGCGCATCGACTGGCCGGGCGCGCAGCCCGAGCGCAACGTGCTGCACCCCCTCTACCGCTGGCAGCCGCCCGTGCTGCCGCCGGGGGTGGTGTCGTTCACCGACTGA
- the holA gene encoding DNA polymerase III subunit delta, translating to MQVALAQLSNHLQRGLSSLYVLHGDEPLLQQEAADAIRAAARAQGYTERSSYTVAGAHFDWSAVLAAGGSLSLFADKQIVEIRIPSGKPGKDGSVALQQVAESARGNDSTLTLVMLPRLDKATRTGAWFAALEGNGTSIQIDPIERGMLPQWIAQRLAAQGQRVLGGEEGQRTLQFFADRVEGNLLAAHQEIQKLALLHPPGELTQAQVEAAVLNVARYDVFKLSESVLAGHTARVQRMLDGLQAEGEAEVLVHWALAEDIRALKRVKDAMNAGRPLPMALRENRIWGPKERLFERILPKASDAALARLLQSAHTVDGIVKGLKQPDWPQDGWQALQRLAFQVCRVTGAAP from the coding sequence ATGCAAGTCGCCCTGGCCCAACTCTCGAACCACCTCCAACGGGGCCTGTCGTCGCTGTATGTGTTGCATGGCGACGAACCCCTGCTGCAGCAGGAGGCAGCCGACGCCATCCGCGCCGCCGCACGGGCACAGGGCTACACCGAGCGCAGCAGCTACACCGTGGCCGGTGCCCACTTTGACTGGAGTGCGGTGCTGGCTGCAGGCGGCAGCTTGAGCCTGTTTGCCGACAAGCAGATCGTCGAGATCCGCATTCCCTCGGGCAAGCCCGGCAAGGACGGCAGCGTGGCGCTGCAACAGGTGGCCGAATCGGCCCGCGGCAACGACAGCACCCTCACGCTGGTGATGCTGCCGCGGCTGGACAAGGCCACGCGCACCGGCGCGTGGTTTGCGGCGCTGGAGGGCAACGGCACGTCCATCCAGATCGACCCCATCGAGCGCGGCATGCTCCCGCAGTGGATCGCCCAGCGCCTGGCCGCACAGGGCCAGCGCGTGCTGGGCGGCGAGGAAGGCCAGCGCACGCTGCAGTTCTTTGCCGACCGGGTCGAAGGCAACCTGCTGGCCGCGCACCAGGAGATCCAGAAGCTGGCCCTGCTGCACCCGCCCGGCGAGCTGACGCAAGCCCAGGTCGAGGCCGCCGTGCTCAACGTGGCGCGGTATGACGTGTTCAAGCTGTCCGAGTCGGTGCTGGCCGGGCACACCGCCCGCGTGCAGCGCATGCTCGATGGCCTGCAGGCCGAAGGCGAGGCCGAGGTGCTGGTGCACTGGGCGCTGGCCGAAGACATCCGCGCCCTCAAGCGCGTGAAAGACGCCATGAACGCCGGCCGCCCCCTGCCCATGGCCCTGCGCGAAAACCGCATCTGGGGCCCCAAGGAGCGGCTGTTTGAACGCATCCTGCCCAAGGCCAGCGACGCCGCCCTGGCACGCCTGCTGCAGTCGGCCCACACGGTGGACGGCATCGTCAAGGGCCTCAAGCAGCCCGACTGGCCGCAGGATGGGTGGCAGGCGCTGCAGCGGCTGGCGTTTCAGGTGTGCAGGGTGACGGGGGCGGCGCCCTGA
- the rocF gene encoding arginase — MPHTDTAPHLIASLIGAPTDIGAGARGASMGPEALRVAGLQQALEGHGLTVLDRGNLSGPTNPWQPPQGGYRHLTEVVDWNQRVFNAVYAELQQGHFPILLGGDHCLGLGSIGAVARYCAEAGKKLRVLWLDAHTDFNTSELTPSGNVHGMPVACLCGFGPGELTQLAGMPGGGPALRTDQIRQIGIRSVDAGEKRFVQQHGLEVFDMRYIDEVGMRQTMERALEGLDTDTHLHVSFDVDFLDPAIAPGVGTTVPGGPTYREAQLCMEMIADSGRLASLDIMELNPALDVRNSTAVLAVDLVESLFGKSTLMRARAG, encoded by the coding sequence ATGCCGCACACCGACACCGCCCCTCACCTCATCGCCAGCCTGATCGGCGCCCCCACCGACATCGGCGCGGGCGCGCGCGGTGCATCGATGGGCCCCGAGGCCCTGCGCGTGGCGGGCCTGCAGCAGGCGCTGGAAGGCCACGGCCTCACGGTGCTCGACCGCGGCAACCTCAGCGGCCCCACCAACCCCTGGCAGCCCCCGCAGGGCGGCTACCGCCACCTGACCGAGGTGGTCGACTGGAACCAGCGCGTGTTCAACGCCGTGTATGCCGAGCTGCAGCAGGGCCACTTTCCCATCTTGCTGGGGGGCGACCACTGCCTGGGCCTGGGCAGCATTGGCGCCGTGGCGCGCTACTGCGCAGAGGCAGGCAAGAAGCTGCGCGTGCTGTGGCTCGATGCGCACACCGACTTCAACACCAGCGAGCTCACCCCCAGCGGCAATGTGCACGGCATGCCTGTGGCCTGCCTGTGCGGCTTTGGGCCGGGCGAGCTGACGCAGCTGGCCGGCATGCCCGGCGGCGGGCCCGCGCTGCGCACCGACCAGATCCGGCAGATCGGCATCCGCAGCGTGGACGCGGGCGAAAAGCGCTTTGTGCAGCAGCACGGGCTGGAGGTGTTCGACATGCGCTACATCGACGAGGTGGGCATGCGCCAGACGATGGAGCGCGCGCTGGAAGGGCTGGATACCGACACCCACCTGCATGTGAGCTTTGACGTGGACTTTCTCGACCCCGCCATCGCCCCCGGCGTGGGCACCACGGTGCCCGGCGGCCCCACCTACCGCGAGGCGCAGCTGTGCATGGAGATGATTGCCGACAGCGGCCGCCTGGCGTCGCTCGACATCATGGAACTGAACCCGGCGCTGGACGTACGCAACAGCACGGCCGTGCTGGCGGTGGACCTGGTGGAGTCGCTGTTTGGCAAGAGCACGCTGATGCGGGCGCGGGCAGGGTGA
- a CDS encoding amino acid deaminase, translating into MTEPFLLDHRCKSYPLTAPPCTPDDIARHGWNLLADDLAYPLAVVRSSALAHNIAWMQAYAARKGVALAPHGKTTMSPELFARQLAAGAWGLTLATVYQLAVGVEAGARRAIIANQVLCDADLDGLHTLLQRHPDLRVWFLVDSLAQLACIEDWAARRGNTRRFDTLLEIGIPGQRTGCRTLEDAMALAQAMARSTAVRLCGIECYEGGVARCDSAHDAREVTALVRRVTEVARQCDTQGLFADGEILLTAGGSAVFDLVVPLLRTQGLSRSVLGVLRSGCYITHDHGNYQRFLVQVEQREGLDASLRPALEVWTLVQSVPEPGLALLTGGRRDLSYDLEMPVPVRWAPRGARSAVDAPAGWAVQALNDQHAYLRFDADGAAAPAVGDRIALGISHPCTTFDKWRWLAVVDDDWAVTGALSTRF; encoded by the coding sequence ATGACCGAACCCTTCCTGCTGGACCACCGCTGCAAGAGCTACCCGCTCACCGCGCCACCCTGCACCCCTGACGACATCGCCCGCCACGGCTGGAACCTGCTGGCCGACGACCTGGCCTACCCGCTGGCCGTGGTGCGCAGCAGCGCGCTGGCGCACAACATTGCCTGGATGCAGGCCTACGCCGCCCGCAAGGGTGTGGCGCTGGCGCCGCACGGCAAGACGACGATGTCGCCCGAGCTGTTTGCGCGCCAGCTGGCCGCCGGGGCCTGGGGCCTGACGTTGGCCACCGTATACCAGCTGGCGGTGGGCGTGGAGGCCGGCGCCCGCCGCGCCATCATTGCCAACCAGGTGCTGTGCGATGCCGACCTGGACGGCCTGCACACCCTGCTGCAGCGCCACCCCGACCTGCGCGTGTGGTTCCTGGTGGATTCGCTGGCGCAACTGGCGTGCATTGAAGACTGGGCCGCGCGGCGCGGCAACACCCGGCGGTTTGACACGCTGCTGGAGATCGGCATCCCCGGCCAGCGCACCGGCTGCCGCACACTGGAGGACGCCATGGCACTGGCGCAGGCCATGGCCCGGTCCACCGCCGTGCGCCTGTGCGGCATCGAGTGCTACGAAGGCGGCGTGGCCCGCTGCGACAGCGCGCACGATGCCCGCGAGGTGACCGCCCTGGTGCGCCGCGTGACCGAAGTGGCCCGGCAGTGCGATACGCAGGGCCTCTTTGCCGATGGCGAGATCCTGCTGACCGCCGGTGGCTCGGCCGTGTTCGACCTGGTGGTGCCGCTGCTGCGCACGCAGGGGCTGTCACGCTCCGTGCTGGGCGTGCTGCGCTCGGGTTGCTACATCACGCACGACCATGGCAACTACCAGCGGTTTCTGGTGCAGGTGGAGCAGCGCGAAGGGCTGGACGCATCGCTGCGCCCGGCGCTGGAGGTGTGGACCCTGGTGCAGTCGGTGCCCGAGCCCGGCCTGGCGCTGCTGACCGGCGGGCGGCGTGATCTGTCGTACGACCTGGAGATGCCGGTGCCCGTGCGCTGGGCGCCGCGCGGCGCACGGTCTGCGGTGGATGCGCCCGCGGGCTGGGCCGTGCAGGCGCTGAACGACCAGCACGCCTACCTGCGCTTTGATGCGGATGGTGCCGCCGCCCCGGCGGTGGGCGACCGGATTGCGCTGGGCATATCGCACCCGTGCACCACGTTCGACAAATGGCGCTGGCTGGCCGTGGTGGATGACGACTGGGCGGTGACGGGGGCGCTCAGTACGCGGTTTTGA
- a CDS encoding LPS-assembly lipoprotein LptE — protein MNKRTLLTLAPAALLLSACGFRLRGVPEFGFQSLYINASAASTLARELQRTLEGSGSQLKVLRDAASMPTAQVIMDLLQEQRERVVVGLNASGQVRELQLRLRVKFRLRTQTGVELIPDTELLQQRDISYNETIALAKEAEEALLYRNMQTDIVQQLMRRLAAARL, from the coding sequence ATGAACAAGCGTACGCTGCTCACCCTGGCGCCCGCCGCCCTGCTGCTCTCCGCATGCGGCTTCCGCCTGCGCGGCGTGCCCGAGTTCGGCTTCCAGTCGCTGTACATCAACGCCAGCGCTGCCTCAACGCTCGCGCGCGAACTGCAGCGCACGCTGGAAGGCTCGGGCAGCCAGCTCAAGGTGCTGCGCGACGCCGCCAGCATGCCCACCGCGCAGGTCATCATGGACCTGCTGCAGGAGCAGCGCGAGCGCGTGGTGGTGGGCCTCAATGCCTCGGGCCAGGTGCGCGAACTGCAGCTGCGCCTGCGCGTGAAGTTCCGCCTGCGCACGCAGACCGGGGTGGAGCTGATTCCCGACACCGAACTGCTTCAGCAGCGCGATATCAGCTACAACGAAACCATCGCCCTGGCCAAAGAGGCCGAAGAGGCACTGCTGTACCGCAACATGCAGACCGACATCGTGCAGCAGCTGATGCGGCGGCTGGCGGCTGCGCGGCTGTAG
- the leuS gene encoding leucine--tRNA ligase, which produces MQDKYSPQDVERAAHDHWTATDAYRVTEDANKKKFYACSMLPYPSGKLHMGHVRNYTINDMLTRYLRMNGHNVLMPMGWDAFGLPAENAALKNGVPPAKWTYENIAYMKKQMQAMGLAIDWSREVATCDPEYYKWNQWLFLKMLEKGIAYRKTQVVNWDPVDQTVLANEQVIDGKGWRTGAVVEKREIPGYYLKITDYAEELLDFVTGDKLPGWPERVKLMQENWIGKSEGVRFAFPHDIAGDDGALIGDGKMYVFTTRADTIMGVTFCAVAPEHPLAAHAAKTNPALKAFIEECKSGGTTEAELATQEKKGVPTGLYVTHPITGDKVQVWVGNYVLMGYGDGAVMGVPAHDERDFAFALKYGIEIRQVVLVDGETFDYHHWNDWYGDKQRGVTINSDSFSGLAYKDAVNAVAHALAQKGLGEKKTTWRLRDWGVSRQRYWGTPIPIIHCDEHGAVPVPEKDLPVVLPTDCVPDGSGNPLHKHEGFHAGVTCPVCGKPARRETDTMDTFVDSSWYFMRYCDPKNADAMVAGGADYWMPMDQYIGGIEHAILHLLYARFWTKVMRDLGLVKVDEPFTKLLTQGMVLNHIYSRRTAKGGKDYFWPHDVEHVLDEGGKIIGARLKNEATSGDGMLPVGTPIDYEGVGTMSKSKNNGVDPQDLIEKYGADTARLYTMFTAPPEATLEWNDAAVEGSYRFLRRVWNFAFKLTAMDMGAATASVASASSLKDVEFGKEAKALRLEIHNVLKQVDYDYQRMQYNTVVSGAMKMINALEDFKATDSAGAQVALIEGFGILLRVLYPATPHIAHSLWSSLGYGNHLGDLLDAPWPQVDAGALVQDEIELVLQVNGKLRGSVLVPAAADKAEIERLALASEAFAAHSGGAAPKRVIVVPGRLVNVVV; this is translated from the coding sequence ATGCAAGACAAATACTCTCCCCAAGACGTCGAGCGCGCCGCGCACGACCACTGGACCGCCACCGACGCCTACCGCGTGACGGAAGACGCGAACAAGAAGAAGTTCTACGCCTGCTCGATGCTGCCGTACCCCAGCGGCAAGCTGCACATGGGCCATGTGCGCAACTACACCATCAACGACATGCTCACGCGCTACCTGCGCATGAACGGCCACAACGTGCTGATGCCCATGGGCTGGGATGCGTTTGGCCTGCCCGCCGAAAACGCGGCGCTCAAGAACGGCGTGCCACCCGCGAAGTGGACGTACGAAAACATCGCGTACATGAAAAAGCAGATGCAGGCCATGGGCCTGGCCATCGACTGGAGCCGCGAGGTGGCCACCTGCGACCCCGAGTACTACAAGTGGAACCAGTGGCTGTTTTTGAAGATGCTGGAAAAGGGCATCGCCTACCGCAAGACCCAGGTCGTGAACTGGGACCCGGTGGACCAGACCGTGCTGGCCAACGAGCAGGTGATTGACGGCAAGGGCTGGCGCACGGGTGCGGTGGTCGAAAAGCGCGAGATCCCCGGCTACTACCTCAAGATCACCGACTACGCCGAAGAGCTGCTCGACTTCGTGACCGGCGACAAGCTGCCCGGCTGGCCCGAGCGCGTGAAGCTGATGCAGGAAAACTGGATCGGCAAGAGCGAAGGCGTGCGCTTTGCGTTTCCGCACGACATTGCAGGCGACGATGGCGCGCTGATCGGCGACGGCAAGATGTACGTGTTCACCACGCGCGCCGACACCATCATGGGCGTGACCTTTTGCGCGGTTGCGCCCGAGCACCCGCTGGCCGCGCACGCAGCCAAAACCAACCCTGCACTCAAGGCCTTCATCGAAGAATGCAAGAGCGGCGGCACCACCGAAGCCGAGCTGGCCACGCAAGAGAAAAAGGGCGTGCCTACGGGGCTGTATGTAACTCACCCGATCACTGGCGACAAGGTGCAGGTCTGGGTCGGCAACTACGTGCTGATGGGCTACGGCGACGGCGCCGTGATGGGCGTGCCCGCGCACGACGAGCGCGACTTTGCGTTTGCGCTCAAGTACGGCATCGAGATCAGGCAGGTGGTGCTGGTCGATGGCGAGACGTTTGATTACCACCACTGGAACGACTGGTACGGTGACAAGCAGCGTGGTGTCACCATCAACTCCGACAGCTTCAGCGGCCTTGCCTACAAGGATGCCGTGAACGCCGTGGCCCATGCGCTGGCGCAAAAGGGCCTGGGCGAGAAGAAGACCACCTGGCGCCTGCGCGACTGGGGCGTGAGCCGCCAGCGCTACTGGGGCACACCGATCCCGATCATCCATTGCGATGAACACGGCGCCGTGCCCGTGCCCGAGAAAGACCTGCCGGTGGTGCTGCCCACCGACTGCGTGCCCGACGGCTCGGGCAATCCGCTGCACAAGCACGAAGGCTTCCACGCCGGTGTGACCTGCCCCGTGTGCGGCAAGCCCGCGCGCCGCGAGACGGACACCATGGACACCTTCGTGGACAGCTCGTGGTACTTCATGCGGTATTGCGACCCCAAGAACGCTGACGCGATGGTGGCTGGCGGTGCCGACTATTGGATGCCGATGGATCAATACATCGGCGGCATTGAACACGCCATCCTGCACCTGCTGTACGCGCGTTTCTGGACCAAGGTGATGCGCGACCTGGGCCTTGTCAAGGTCGACGAGCCCTTCACCAAGCTGCTCACGCAGGGCATGGTGCTCAACCACATCTACAGCCGCCGCACCGCCAAGGGCGGCAAGGACTATTTCTGGCCGCACGATGTGGAGCATGTGCTGGATGAAGGCGGCAAGATCATTGGCGCGCGGCTCAAGAACGAAGCCACCAGCGGCGACGGCATGCTGCCGGTGGGCACGCCCATCGACTATGAGGGCGTGGGCACCATGTCCAAGTCCAAGAACAACGGTGTTGACCCGCAGGACCTGATCGAGAAGTACGGCGCCGACACGGCCCGCCTGTACACCATGTTCACCGCCCCGCCCGAAGCCACGCTGGAGTGGAACGACGCCGCGGTGGAAGGCAGCTACCGGTTCCTGCGGCGCGTGTGGAACTTCGCGTTCAAGCTCACTGCTATGGATATGGGAGCTGCCACCGCAAGCGTGGCAAGCGCCAGCAGCCTGAAAGATGTTGAATTTGGCAAGGAGGCCAAGGCGCTGCGCCTCGAGATCCACAACGTGCTCAAGCAGGTGGACTACGACTACCAGCGCATGCAGTACAACACCGTGGTCTCCGGCGCGATGAAGATGATCAACGCGCTGGAAGACTTCAAGGCCACCGACTCGGCGGGTGCGCAGGTGGCGCTGATCGAAGGCTTCGGCATCCTGCTGCGCGTGCTGTACCCGGCCACGCCGCACATTGCCCACAGCCTGTGGAGCAGCCTGGGCTACGGCAATCACCTGGGTGATCTGCTGGATGCGCCCTGGCCGCAGGTCGATGCCGGTGCGCTGGTGCAGGACGAGATCGAGCTGGTGCTGCAGGTCAACGGCAAGCTGCGTGGCTCGGTGCTGGTGCCCGCCGCCGCCGACAAGGCCGAGATCGAGCGCCTGGCGCTGGCGAGCGAGGCCTTTGCCGCCCACAGCGGCGGCGCGGCGCCCAAGCGCGTGATCGTGGTGCCCGGCCGCCTGGTCAACGTGGTGGTCTGA